In Deltaproteobacteria bacterium, the genomic stretch ATTTGCCGATGTTGTCCCTCTGTGGAGAGAATTGAAACAGATTTTGACAGCCTATGATATAGCGGACGGCGTAAAGCCTTTGGAGGAACTCATCCGATCATGGTTTTTCAGCAATTATGAACGGATTATGTCTACGCACATGAATGTGCTGGCACCTTTTATAGTGGTGGATAAACCGTTTATACCGTCCCATTACGTTGATGAAAGCGAACTTGCAGGTATTGTCGTCGGAGGAGAAAGAAAAAGTCTTAAAGATTTTTTTGGAGATGCGAATTGGTTGGTTGGCGATATTGATGAAAAACTTTGGCGTGCAACGAATGAGAAACTTTGGAGTGTTGTTACTCGATCTTTGAGTGAATTTAAAGATCCGGACGACCCAAAGACCGATGCTACGCTTGGAACGGCACTCTTCGCTAGTTTGCCAGCAATTTTTCCACAAGCCTTCCGTCATCTTTTTGCCATTTCCCCGCGATTATATGAAAATGTTGTCCTCATGGCGATGGGTCTCGCCCGTGGAGAAAAAGAAGAAAACCCAACTATGCAAATGACAGACCGACTGGAAAAATCACTTGAGGTGGCGTTTCACTATTTCGACCGCGAAGTTTTATATCACGATATTTTCCACCATTATCGTCCGTGGGATTGGTCCGAACTCTATTTGGAAGCAAGCTATATTCTTTATCAAATGATGTCTGAAATACCGGATCAATATGGTCTCAGCATTGTCGGCTGGAGAGATTTTGAAGGGAAAAAATTCATAGTGAGTCCCGAAGAGAGAGAGAGAATTTTAAAAGGAGAGCGAACACTGCACGTTTTTGAACGCGGCCCCAACACCACCGTTACAATTCATCTCCCTGAAAAATTAACATCAGATCAATTTCGCTGGATATCTCCTTATAATCAAACCAATCCGAAAGTCTGGAAAACCGTGAAAACATTTTATGAGGATCCCGCCATGACGGTGTGCGCTAGCATCTACGAAGAAGCTTACGCAATGGCGACACGGCAGATCAATCCGGATTCTACGTTACTGCAGATAGTTAATAGCGTTGTCACCATGGGTGCTGGGGAGAAGAATCGTCTAAGAGCAGACATGGTTATGTCTTATCGAGATTTCATTGTTAAAAAGTACGGTGGTGAGGGCATAGTTGGGTTGAAAGAAATAATAAATCAATTTCAGCAGGATCGTAAGCTTACTCCCATGCCATCTGCCGGTGCGGCTGTTGGCGAGTGGAACCAATTTGTGGATCGGCGCGAAGTCTTTCTCGCAAGTTATCACTACCTTGGCTACGACCGTCAGCTTGATGAAGGTTATGAAGGAGCCTACAAAGCCTCGGTGCAGGCTGGTGCCAGTTTTGATGACCGTCGTTCCGTTCTTTCCGGGTGGCTCAACTTTTTGTCCGAATCCATTCGTCTGGCCGATATTGTGGGGATGCTTCAAACAGAACCTGAATGGGCCAACAGTTATGCGGATCGTTATCTGGCCGTCTCCAAAGAATTGGAACATCTCTATGTTGAAGCCGGTCGTCAGTCCGATGCGGATCAACTAATCGAAGATCGTTTCAGTTTGACCCGCCAAAAAATGATTTCTGCGATATCTATTTCCCTTGTTGACGCACTAGAAAAATGGTCCTTATCCAAAAGTGAAGTAGAATCTGACGCGAAGGACCGTATTTTGAAACGCAGGGCAGAGACTATCGAAAAGGCTGTGCCAATAGTTTCTGAAAAAGGACCTTCTTCTAAAAATGAAGCGATTTATCAAGTCATGCTGACCGATGTTTTAGGCTCTGCATCGGGTATAGCGTGGCAAGAGTGGCGAGCGGGTCCAGAATTCAGAAAGGTTATCTCACTCAATACACCAAGGAAATTTGAAGCATTTTATATTAGGGTTTGCGACCGTTATTTGGCTCTGAGAAGGATGTCTACGTATCAGTCTGAGAATCCCCTTATGTTATGGCTTGCCGCCATCCGACAAATTTTTGGCGAAACGTCTCCGGTGCTGGAAAATGTGGTGGGGAGTTCCCGTGTGGCAATATTGGCGAGGCTCTATCAGAAAGCTCAGAAGTTCGACAGTATCGAAGATTTGCTTCTCCGTGATTTCCCCGACCTGCGCGTTGGCAAATTAAGATACAACGAACGCCCCCCAACAACATCCATCACGCCGTAACTTTCCCCTTGGAATGAGGCGCTGGCTGATTTACATTCAGTGCATGTCCGATTCCAGCACCGACATTCCCGATTTGGGTGAGATAGACATTCCAACCAGTCTTGATGATCTTCTGCGCGAATCAACGCGTCGCAATCAGGTGGTGGGGAGTTGGGGTTTTAATTCGCGCCTTGATTTCACGAAAATGTCGACCGAAGAAACCAACGTGTGGTTCTTTGAACAGGTTTTTAATTTCATGCGCGCTTTTTTTGGTCTCGTGGTGCCGGATCACATGGAAGTCATCACCTATAACGGAAGCAAACAGGTGAAAAAAGAAAATCTCAACCCGATGACTTTTCTCGATGAGCTCATGCTCGTGATGAAAAATTTCAACGAGCCGCTCTGGGTGATTCGCCTGCATCTGAATATCGTCGGTTTTTTGCGCACCGATTGGGATCCCGACAATCTCATCCGACTGCAAATTCAGGAACCCGCGAATTTTGTCGTCTGGGGCGGTCCTGATGAAACCGGTTTTCAGACTTTTTCAATCAGCTATGCGTTGTTTTCCAATCAGAAGATCAAGGGAGAAGATTCTCTTCTGTGGTCCATCAACCAACCTTTATTTGAGAAAGCTCTCAAAAAATGGGAAAGACAATCAGGGAAACGCATCGAGGTCGTGCGCGGCAATAGCAAAGACGTTTCCCTCTACGAACACGGTTTCAAAAAACCCGCCCCCACCGGAGCCAAACCCACAATAGAAGAAGAACAACCAGCAAAACCCGCCGAAGACGAAATCCCAAGCCTAGATGATCTGGATTTGTAGTTATTTAACCCTTGATCCCACGGCTACATCTTTAAATGGCGTTAATATAGATATGGTGTTTGCGTCACTTGTGGCGAGGAGCATTCCGTTTGATTCAACTCCGCGGATTTTTGCCGGTTTTAAATTGGTGACGACTACCACTTTTTTGCCGATTAAATCTTCGGGAGAATAGTGGAGCGCAATGCCTGCGACGATTTGTCTTTTCTCCGTCCCCAAATCGATTTGAAGTTTCAAAAGTTTGTCCGCCCCCTCCACCTTTTCCGCATGAATCACTTGCGCCACCCGAAGATCCACTTTGGCGAAGTCGGCAATGTCGAGCAATTCTTTTTCTTCTGGTCCATGGTCCATAGTCCCTTGTCCCTTGTCCTTTTTCGGTTTTATTTTTTTCTCCTCAATTCTTGGAAATAAGTTTAAGCCTTTTTTGATTTCCGGACCAAATTGCTCCAGAATTTTTTTTGCTGTGGTGGGTATGAAGGGTTGCAACAAGACGGCAATGTCACGAATGGTCTCCGCCACATTTGTCAGAACATTTTGTATTTTTGTCTTTGGTCCATGGTCCATAGTCCATGGTCCCTTCGCCATCTCCCACGGTTTGTTTTCGTTGATGTATTTGTCTGCTTCAGAAATACCTTCCCAAATGCCCGCCAGTGCTTCGTGAAACGCGATGTCCCCCGATTTTATCTCCAGAGAGTCTTTCACTTTTTTGGCAACGGTTTTCATTTTTTTTGCGAGCGGATTTGTTTTTGATTTTGCGGAGGGAACTTTTCCTTCCAGATATTGCTCAATCATGCCCGCGGTTCGGCTCACCAAATTTCCAAGTCCGTTGGCGAGGTCGCCGTTGTATCGGCGAATGAAATCTTCCCACGTAAAATCGCTGTCTTGTCCGAAGCTCGAAGTGCGTAGGAGATAATAACGAAGTGCGTCGGCGCCATAAACATCGATGACATCCATCGGTGTCACCACATTCCCCAGTGTTTTGCTCATCTTTTCGCCTTTGAGATAAACAAATCCGTGACCAAACACCGTTTTGGGAAGAGGAAGTTTGGCGGCCATGAGCATCGCGGGCCAGATCACACAATGAAAGCGCGTGATGTCTTTTCCAATAATGTGCAGGTCGGCCGGCCACCACTTCTTAAATTTTTGATTTTTGGTCTTTGCTTTTTGCTTTTTGCTTTTTGCTTTTTGCTCTTCCTCCCCGTAGCCGATCGCGGTGATGTAGTTGATCAACGCGTCAAACCAGACATACACCACATGGGTGGTATCGAAAGGAACCGGAATTCCCCACAGGAAAGAGGCGCGGGAAACGCTGATGTCCTGAAGACCTCCTTCAATGAGACGCAAAATTTCATTCCGCCGCGCGGCGGGCAAAATAAATTCGGGATTTTTTTTGATGTGTTTTAAAAGTTTGTCCTGATATTTGGAGAGGCTGAAAAAATAATTTTCCTCTTTGAGCCATTTCGGTTTTGATTTGTGATTGGGGCAGAGTCCGTCAACCAAATCTTTTTCTGTGAAGTAGGCTTCACACGATTCACAATACCATCCCTCAAAAAATTTTTTGTAGATGTCACCGTTGTCAAAAACGGTTTGAAAAAGTTTTTGCACCCCTTTTTGGTGACGCTCTTCCGAGGTCTGAATAAAGTCATCATAGGAAATGTCGAGTTTTTTCCAGATCAATTCAAATTGCGTGCGCATTTTGTCGCAATAAACTTTTGGATCCAGTCCCTCTTTCTTGGCCGCTTTCTCAACATTGATGGAGTGTTCGTCATTTCCCATCTGGAAATGAACATCATGGCCTTGCATTCGCTTGAAGCGCGCCAGCACATCCGCACCGATTTTTTCATACGCGGTGCCGATGTGGGGGAGGCTGTTAACGTAGTCAATGGCCGTCGTGATGTAAAATTTCTTTTTCACCCCACCACCTATTCTTTGGCCCATAGGGCCAATTAGCTTCGATAATGGAATAGGTGGTGGGGTCATTGAGCGGCGAGTGTAAACAAGAGATTTTCGAAGAGCAACTGCTTATTCGCGTGAAATTCCAACTGGCGTGAGGCGTCTTGAATTGACTGCCATTGTTTGAACCGGATCTCCGTTGTAACGGCGGAATCCTTTGCGATAATTTTTCTGTGCCAGAGGTGATGGAGCATCGTCAGAATGAGAGGAATTTTTTCATCGTCATGGCTCCACTCTTCGCTTAAATCAAAAATAAGAGACGGCTTCGGATTTTTTAAAAGAGTTTCGAGTCTATTTTTTGTCTCTTCGAAAAGTTCGGGATTCAGTTCAAGAGCGGCTTTGAGACTCCCCTCCGAAACGAGAGCCCTTTGATGCGCCTCCTCTTTGGAAATGCCCTGTTGTTCAAGATATTTTT encodes the following:
- the metG gene encoding methionine--tRNA ligase, which translates into the protein MGQRIGGGVKKKFYITTAIDYVNSLPHIGTAYEKIGADVLARFKRMQGHDVHFQMGNDEHSINVEKAAKKEGLDPKVYCDKMRTQFELIWKKLDISYDDFIQTSEERHQKGVQKLFQTVFDNGDIYKKFFEGWYCESCEAYFTEKDLVDGLCPNHKSKPKWLKEENYFFSLSKYQDKLLKHIKKNPEFILPAARRNEILRLIEGGLQDISVSRASFLWGIPVPFDTTHVVYVWFDALINYITAIGYGEEEQKAKSKKQKAKTKNQKFKKWWPADLHIIGKDITRFHCVIWPAMLMAAKLPLPKTVFGHGFVYLKGEKMSKTLGNVVTPMDVIDVYGADALRYYLLRTSSFGQDSDFTWEDFIRRYNGDLANGLGNLVSRTAGMIEQYLEGKVPSAKSKTNPLAKKMKTVAKKVKDSLEIKSGDIAFHEALAGIWEGISEADKYINENKPWEMAKGPWTMDHGPKTKIQNVLTNVAETIRDIAVLLQPFIPTTAKKILEQFGPEIKKGLNLFPRIEEKKIKPKKDKGQGTMDHGPEEKELLDIADFAKVDLRVAQVIHAEKVEGADKLLKLQIDLGTEKRQIVAGIALHYSPEDLIGKKVVVVTNLKPAKIRGVESNGMLLATSDANTISILTPFKDVAVGSRVK